The Glycine soja cultivar W05 chromosome 4, ASM419377v2, whole genome shotgun sequence genomic sequence AGGCACCAACTAACAATCCATTCCAAGccaattaagaaaagaaatattgaCAACATACTCTACCAGGAAAGGATCCtcatatgtaaaaaataaaataaaaaatggcaaaattgtcaagtgaaaTAATCTAgccattgattttataaaactttaaataaaatatattttattaacaacaAATATTTAAGGGTCGGGGATCTCCTCCAGTAAAAAGGTCACTCGAGAGAGTTCCTCTCCAGTGAAACCATTCACTCTTAAATACGGTATTGGCTAAATTATAATATGtgataattttaagttttacttttatttattaaacctcattcatgattttataatttttaatattatttgttagacTCGTTAAAAAATTGCAAATCATGCTTTCAAGaccataattagaaaattaaaaatgcaaCGCTCGTGAATAACGCTCTAGCTGTTACACATAGAAAATAGGTGCAGAATAGAGAAAACATAGGCAACATTTACCTGTGTTTTGGATGAAGCATTTACACAGGTAATATTTTGAGGGTATTTTCTGTTTGGATGTTTAACATGATGATTTGAAGAATTCTTCAATTTTATCATCCTTTGTTAGATACAGAATTTGAAGTCCAGCAAAATAGGTGGAATTTAAGAAATTCGTCAATCACTCTTCATCTTCATTGAACAGAACACAGATTCATCATCCCCAACCTCATCTTTAGCAACTTTATCCCTTTGATTTTTTCAACAACGGCAGGGGAAAAAACAAGTTTGCTCGGTGGTTGGTTAGTCATCAACACCGTGTGAAGATCCTTTGTTGTGTCATCACCATCTTCAATGACACCAATTTTCTCAAGGCATTTGACCATTTCAATACCTCCGTTGATGACTTAGAAGCGGCTGTGAATTTCCATAACATAAAGATAACTTGATATCAAATTCATTTATCAAGATTCAATTTCTGTCGCGAGATTTGTGCTGCAATGCTGGGATTGATGGATGTAATGTGTGGTAGCGATACAAAACAATGTAGGCGAGGAGATAAGAAAATCACGAGAACATTCGTTCTGCaattcaatgaaaatatttgcaaaattttataatccaaacaagtaattttataattgattggAATTTAACTgctttcaattaaataaattactttgcattgtcatttggaaattcttcatccaaACATAATTTGACACAGGGTAGCGATCTCGAACAGCAGAAACTTCTATCAGAATGAAGTGTACAATGCTCAAAATAGTTCAACGAGAACAAACCCAATTCCAatcaaactaaatttaaatatcgAGGCTTCAAAAAGAATACAAATATATCTAATCCTCACAATATAAGCGGGTGACATCAAGTTTACTAGATAGAAGAGAAGAATCTTAAAATTCCAATTCCATATAATAAAAACTTCAGCGTCCTTAATAAAATAGGCAATTTGGAAAACACTTGAAAATGGAAGGACAAACTAAAAACGGCCCAGTACATCCACAATCATAACAAACATGAATGCCTAAAATCTCAGTACCAAAGAGATATTAGCAACAAACACCTTCTCCCTTCAAAAAGATATGGAGGAGAAGTTCAATTCTAATTagcagtaaaatatttttactggtCATCCTGTTTCGGTGCTGCTTCTTTAATTTCATCTGCTCCATCATCCTGAAACCACAATAATAAGTCGACAAcacaaaaaagggaaataaaaaaagaagtgatGGATGAGCTATGGCAACCTAAAATCAATACCTGCATGTCAGAGGTCCAAAGGGTGAGGTTATCACGAAGGAGTTGCATGATCAGAGTGCTATCCTTGTATGACTCCTCCCCCAGTGTATCCAATTCAGCAATAGCTTCATCAAAAGCCTAGCGAATATCATAAGGAAAAAGATTCTTCATGAGTACGAAATATGCCATTAGAAACAGAACTCATAGTAAAGTTATGCCCTTGCAACTTGTACCAGAACATTTTCACatcaaaaactaaaagaatATATTCCACCGGTATTACTAAGGTCAGATTCCCATTTATACCAGTACCTAGATTAAGTAGTAAAAAATTGATCGATTGTTGTTTGCTAGCTTATAATTATTAGACTTCCAAACACCTACTGTGAAATCCACCAAATATTTGACAACTCATTTTAGCTACAGGTAAAGTAAGCAACAACTGTACAAAGCGAACTCCATATTTAGCCGCCAGAATCCAACGAGTAGCTATCATTGTTGCTTCGACATTAACGAAATGCATTATGGGAGTAGCCATAAAGTTATTCGAATTAATGGACAATAATAGCTGCAAATTTCACTGTATGGGGCCCAATTCCTTCCTCTTTTCACGGGAAACATCCAAAACATTGCTCAAAATgttgtaaaacaaaaataaacagaGCAAAACAAAGGCCAAGATATTCACTATATCTGAATCTAACCTGTTTTGCAAGGTTGCAGGCACGATCGGGAGAGTTAAGGATTTCGTAGTAAAATACAGAGAAGTTAAGTGCAAGGCCAAGCCTAATTGGATGAGTTGGAGGCAGTTCGGCATTTGCAATGTCCTGAAAAACAAAGTAACATGTTCATTCGTTAAACCAATAGAGTAACAAAAGCACCACAACGAAAATCGTTCATACCAATTCGTACAGAATAAAAGCACgcagatattttattatttcatttgcaATGGGAAAATATCAGCAGTTAAAATCCATATTAAGCCAAAacattttaaacaagaaaaagaataacGCATAACCGCTCCAAAGAACTGCATCGAGTAAATAATCACATAGATTTCACAGTCAGAATAACAAAAATCGGAAAACAGTAAAGCACAATCGCAAATCTGGAGCAAAAACCGAACAGATCTGAATCGCAAAatcagaaaagaaagaagagaaataaaCGGTTAACCTGAGCGGCTTTGTATGCAGAGAGAGTGCTCTCGGCAGCCTCCTTACGCTCGGCGCCGGTCTTGAACTCGGCGAGGTACCTGTGGTAATCTCCCTTCATCTTGAGGTAGAAGACCTTGGAATCGCCGGAGGAAGCGGAGGGAATGAGGCGAGAGTCGAGGAGCTTGAGAATACCGTCGCAGATGTTGGAGAGCTCGGACTCGATCTTGGATCGGTAGTCGCGGATGACGGAGACGTGGTCCTCGTTGCCGCGGCTCTCCTCCTTCTGCTCGATCGAGGAGATGATGCGCCACGAGGCGCGGCGCGCTCCGATCACGTTCTTGTACGCGACGGAGAGGAGGTTCCTCTCCTCGACGGTGAGCTCCTCGTTGTCGGCGGCGGCGGAGACCTTCTCCATGAACTCCACCATCTCTTCGTAGCGCTCGGCCTGCTCGGCGAGCTTCGCCATGTACACGTTCTCTTCGCGAGGCGAGGGAGCGGCCGCCATTGTCGAATCCTAGAGAGAGAAAGCGCGAGTGCGAGATCTGGTTTAGGgatttagagagagaaagtgaacaAATGAGGGAGACGGAGAACGACGAAAGGGAAGGGTAGTTTTGAGGCTATTGCTTCCGATAATTGCGTTTTGAGAAGCGTGGGTGGGGTCGTTTTGGATATTGAACATGAACCGTTGGATCATGGATGggtgatttttgttttgttttttattaattaatatctgAAAATTGGAAATTCTTGTTGCTGTaatttaaaatgagaaaaagagaCAGCTGTCAGACACGGGGTTTTGATACTCTTTCTCTGTTCTCTCGCTCTGTAGAATCTGtattctttttataacattCGTTTTCGTTGATTTTGAAaagtttcaaatttaaattgaattggGAAAGGAAAAAGGAATGGGCTGGGTTGGTTGGTAATGGGCCCGTTTGAAGATTGGATTCGACTAGGCCCTTAAAAGTGCTTTTCACTGCAACTTTTCTTCTCCTTCGTCTGTCCTCGTTAATTAAGAATCAACACAAGCGGTCGCTCTTTTTTTGCTTAATAAAGTTAGCTTCACaatttccatatatatataataacaagttttacttgaaattattatattacattCAATACTTTATCCTTCACATTATACTAATctctttcaatttatataataactcgaataaatccaaataaatttatattaacagaaatatatatatatatatatatatatatatatatatatatatcatataaattaaagaaaatttatatagtgtttttagtaaaataaatatcagacataatttctttaaacacaaaataattgagtctaattatttttaatttagttggATGATTGTTGTTAGATTCAATTgtaacaaatcaaataatatatttttttatcgtaATCTTAACAATTTGTGTATGTGTAACAACAAtgctaatgatatttttttaatataaatcttTTGTTGACCTCTTCAAAACGTAAGTTAAAGGCGTATCTTTTAAGCATGATTCGTACAaaaattattcaacaaaaaataattatttgaaaaagtaTGACATCAAGTGGGAATgctcattttaaaataactacTTTTTAATCAAGAATTTGGTGTAGAGTTTGTTCTCGATttagttgaattaattaatatcgAGAAAAATAAAGGCCAGCGAAATTATCAGTACGCGTGAAACAGAGAGGACAAGTATGAACCTTCGTCTAGCTTGAGGTCAATTTGGCTAGCGCGTTTTGCTTTAATTCTAATTCATCCTCCAGTCttgtaaatattttatgcaATCTAGACGAAGTAATTAGTAGAGAAGAGGAAAGTGtttcagaaaacaaataaagaaagaaagaaaggggaaGTGTTTGACTGTATTTTATCAATTGTTAGGCCTATTTCGTCACTTTATTAGACTCTTGTTCAATGGCTACATTATTGTTTACAAGTTACAACTATGACAGTCCGACATCATCATTTATCACACAcgaaggaacaaaaaaaaaattcaataaaatttagttaaattCAAGGATAAACTCATAAAAGTGATAGAAACTGCAAGCATGTTATCGTTTGAAACTAGTTTATCGCTTTCTAGAATTATTTTACAAGTATTTTAACCTACAAAATTGATTAAGATCTTCTTAACATAGAGAATACTACTCATATCAATGATTATTGGtttgttttaatataatatgatttCGGAATTGATTGAGTGGAAGATTTGACTTGAGTGGATTATAGTATCATATTAAATtgggtaatttttattttttctttcaaaaaaaattgagaaaaggaatatatatatatatatatatatataaatttttttatataatcatcTAAGAACCATTGGttatatgtatgataaatttattaatttttaaaataatttaaatattaatttgtgatgAGATATTCCAATGAATTTATTTCCGGGTCTTATACACATTACCCATCACACTATGGGAACTAATCATGCCCGAAGTGTTACCTTAACTACAAGGAGGGAGATGCAAAACATGACTACTAGTGATGAGAGTAAAGTCTTAACAAGATAGGTGTGATTGGATCACCTCCTTTTTTTGGAAGAATTAATATTTATGGGTAGTTTAAGTTGATTCTGTGTCACATCCAACCAGTGCATAAAAGTTAAATTCTTTAACATTCATAATTATTGATTTGAATTAGTTTGAGATATTCATTtacattttacttttaaataaaaaatcaaatcagaATATATTAACCTAGACTTTGCTACCGTCTCATTCACCACGAGATAGTCAGTACTCAGTGGCTTCGACGTGACTGTTTCTTTTACCTATCTTCACGTTGTTGTTTAAGGCCTTGCAGCAGTCATAACTTGCCAAAAAAACCGTATGATTTTTGGTCCAATTTCCCGTCTAGTTCCCAAGTTGGTTTCGTTCAACATCActatgacaataaattttggaATCATTCATTAGAACCGCCATTCAATTGTAAAGAGTGACCTTAAATGCACAAGCCAAATTGTGTTGCTTTTCTTTCACGTTTCTTGTCCAGAATCTAACTTTCTTATAGCATGTACACCTCTCAATTAGAAATAGTCGATAGTGAATTGGTGTAGAAGCCTAGacagttctttttttttaattttttttatcaatatacaGAAATTGGTATATAAGCCTTAAAATTTCACTCAAGAAGAAGCTATTACAAGATGGGTCACGTATTTATATTCCATTGGTAGAAGTTCTAATTCATTTTGATAATAGGCTCTAGGAGAAATTAAGGAATATCGATTAGAATATATTCATATGATGTAGTTTtgaatttataggaaaaaaaatgtgattttacAGTGTTCATTTATGCAATgggggaaaaaaaataatgtaatgacTTCACAACTACATCAACTATAGAGGGAAACTTTACTATGAATATCAAAATTCAAGCagaatgtaataaataaaaaagctaACGGCAACTAATTTAAGTACtaaacttctctccctcttccttAGCTACAGAACAAGTTGAATATTTATTATCGCTGGGGCTCCGACGTGCATTCAGGctccaaaaatatttaaatgcaaCCAATGGTCACGGAAAGCCTTTGTAAGTGTTCAACTCTCCCCACACTGTCAGTTCAACTTCTTCCCATGATTCTGCTGATCTCAGTTCTTCCCATACGCTAAAAAGAGCTCCTAAGACATTGTCAATTTGTCATCATGCAAGATACAATAGCACCTgcaatttcaaaagaaaatgaataaatccCATCGAGCAAAACATCTGTAAGGATTGTACACTTCTTAATAGCTACAATAGCACCTACAATAGCTAAATTTATTAAAGCCAGGCACAATGCAAAACATCTTTATTTGTGCAAGACAAAAAAAGTTGCATTAGATTATCTAAGCAAATCAACTCTAgcatatccaaaaaa encodes the following:
- the LOC114409265 gene encoding 14-3-3-like protein produces the protein MAAAPSPREENVYMAKLAEQAERYEEMVEFMEKVSAAADNEELTVEERNLLSVAYKNVIGARRASWRIISSIEQKEESRGNEDHVSVIRDYRSKIESELSNICDGILKLLDSRLIPSASSGDSKVFYLKMKGDYHRYLAEFKTGAERKEAAESTLSAYKAAQDIANAELPPTHPIRLGLALNFSVFYYEILNSPDRACNLAKQAFDEAIAELDTLGEESYKDSTLIMQLLRDNLTLWTSDMQDDGADEIKEAAPKQDDQ